A region of the Legionella sp. PATHC035 genome:
AAAAAAGCAGAGCATAAGAAAAAACCTGAGGCTAAAAAAGTTGAGCCAGTTAAAAAAACGGTATTTAATACGGCAATGGCAGATGCATTAGCTAAATTAAAGCGTAATTAAAACCTGGGGTGGCGCTTGGTTTATAAAGTCAGAGCTCCCTCTCCCATCCGTGGGAGAGTGGTAGTGGTGAGGGTTCATTAGCTGCAGTCAAAACCCTCATCCGCCCAAACGGGCACCTTATCCCCATAGGGAGTAGGAGTTTTTCTCTTAATTTAATGAAAGTGTCCCCTGGCTACATCTAACATAAAATGGTGAATCATGACCAATACCCCCAAAGGAGAGTTAACTATTCAGACTTTGGCGATGCCAGCAGATACCAACGCCAATGGTGATATATTTGGTGGGTGGATTGTGTCACAAATGGATTTAGCCGCAGGGATATTGGCAAAAAAATTGGCATTAGGACGTGTAGCTACAGTGGCTATTCATTCAATGAATTTCTTAAAACCAGTTCATGTGGGGGATCTTGTGAGCTGTTATGTTACGTTGGTAAAACAAGGCAATAGCTCTATGACATTTAATGTTGAGGTCTGGGCTCATCCTGCGACTCACAATGAAACGTATCAAGTCACCGAAGGTGTTTTTGTTTTTGTTGCCATAAACGAAGAAGGTAGACCAAGAGAGGTGCCTAAAAAAATATGACCCATAATTCGTCAGAACTATACCACCTACTCACGGAAATGGCGACCCACATTGAACAAAATGCGGAACCGGACCCTCAGTTATATACTTT
Encoded here:
- the yciA gene encoding acyl-CoA thioester hydrolase YciA, which translates into the protein MTNTPKGELTIQTLAMPADTNANGDIFGGWIVSQMDLAAGILAKKLALGRVATVAIHSMNFLKPVHVGDLVSCYVTLVKQGNSSMTFNVEVWAHPATHNETYQVTEGVFVFVAINEEGRPREVPKKI